Part of the Schistocerca americana isolate TAMUIC-IGC-003095 chromosome 5, iqSchAmer2.1, whole genome shotgun sequence genome, GAAACATTCAAAACCTAAATCGACATCCCTGCTTTGGGGCTTGATCAGCATTTTCTGAAAAGTGACCCCAGCTATTCCAGAGTGCAGGCCAGTGTGCCCAACTCTCACGTTTTGTGAAAAGTGAGTAGGTGGTGCTCTACAGTTCTTGACCATAAGACTGTCTGAATCGTCTGGGGGGAATGTGCAAAACAGCCCATAATGTGTGCTGGTAGTCCATCCACTGGGGATGTTAATCAGGAGACGCCCTTGGTGGTGGTGATGGCGGTGAGAAGAGTGGGCTACACATCACAAACAAGTTCCAGTCTCTTCTGATATCGTCCAATCAAGAAAAACATGAGCGTGACTGTATATAATACTAGCACTCTGCGTAGAACCCTACACTGATGCGCTGCGGTAAAGACGTGTGACATGTGATGAAGGAGATGTGGAAATTATTTTGGTGAGACAGTTGTTGCAGCTGGACTGACACCACCTGTAGGTGGTGGGTTGTATCGACTAGCCAACTTGTGTGACCCAGTGGCTATATGTCTAGTGCATACTCACTGGGGGCGGTCGTTGAGGTTTGGAAGCCTGGAGTTTCCCACGACAGAGTCCAGCTCGAGTTGTGCTCGCCTCTGTGCCTCTGGGTGGCGGGCCACGTACAGCAGGGCCCACGAGAGCACTGTTGACTGCACCATGGAAGCTGGCAAGAAGGTGTCGAACAGGGTGACCCCCAGCTGGTCAGCTGCAAACACAAACAACTGCTGTTGACACATTGTATAGCAAATGTAACAGAGCATCTTACATGTAATGTTGGATGATGTGCTGACGTTTTGTAGTACTAAGATCGAGCAACAGCTCAACATATCCAGGCGCTCATGATGGATATTGAGCAAGGGCTCCATGAGGAGAACAACGGTTGTGGCTAACATAGGTGTTAACGATATCGAAATAACCACAGCAACAGCAATAGTTTTTGTCAAGTGAAAGTCGACAGACATGAAGTCCCCCACCCCTCGAACCCTCAATGACAGCACTTATAAGACACGTGATTTGTATATTTTTATACTTTTATGATAGAACTTAACAGAAAAAGGAGCAAGTTTATTAGTTAATAAGATACAGCTTCCATTTAGTACGTACTGGAATATACTGTGTCAGTCcctgtcttcttcttctcctttattTCTCTCAGGTATCTGTCAATGAAGTCCCTCATGTGATCATCTGAGTATGTCTTCTCGTGTTCCTTGATCACTTGCTGCAAAAAGACAGACATAGTCATTTATGTGACATTTCTGTCAGAGAAGAAAAAACAATTCCTAACTTTATTCTACATTATCAGCCTCAACTCAGTTACCATTTATAGATACAGAATTGATACATATGGAGACCGCAAAATGAAGTGCATGAAGTGTAAAAATTTTATTGTGAAGATATTGCCTCAGATACGTAACTAGTGGATCTCACGTCTGTTTAAGTCTTTGAGACGGTAGACTAGTAGTATAGATACTGCCCTAGCAGCCGCCTATTGGTCTGTAATGACAGGCAGATGAACGAAACAGATGTCCGATGGACAGCTACACTTCCCTGTTGGGCAGAAAATTGATGTTGTGGTGAAAGAATGAGACGCATTCCTTTTAGCAAAAGCTTCTGTTTAGAAGCAAAAAATTCGCCAACTTGGATTGCGTTATCATCTTGTCAGTTATGTTGACACTGTTTTGGCGTGTGAAGTGAGAATGGTATGCTATTGAGAACATTATTAATGTCAAATACGTCAGGAAAAGAATCTGCTGAGAAATGCTTCTCATCTCTTTAATAGCAGTTATTTCAGCAAAATCTGCTTCAATTTTCTCATCTGATTCTCAGGGTAATGGTTTTTTCTGGGGATTTAGTAGACAGGAGAGAATCTGAGGAGGAATTTCTTGCCAGAAAGCCCTACTACTTCAGGAGGaacattatacatctacatctacaatccgCTAGTCACTTTATGTCGTAGTAGATTGTACATCTCCTAACATCATCTATtcctcctttcctaatccaatcacGATAGGCACGTTGGAAGGATGATTGTCGATACATCTCCATATGATCCCTAACTTGTTTGATTCCTCGTCGTGGCCATTTAGCGAGACacgtgtggggggaagtaataagtTGTCCGACACCTCCGGAAACCTGTGATTtggaatagtaaatctcttcgtTACTCACAACGTCTCTCGTGTAGCATGTACAttaggagtttgttgaacatcttacTAACGCTTTCGTGCTAACTAAACGAATGTTTGATGAAATGTGTTTCTCTTCTTTGGGTTTTCTCCATTTAACCTAAACTGGTAAGGGGTCCGGACTGATTAAGAATATTCGCTCCTCATTTGAGCAAGTGTTTTATAAACTTCTTCTCTCGAGAGTGAATCATGTTGCTTTGAGATCTTTCTGATGAAACTCAAACATCTGCTTCTTTCAAACAGTTTGTTTTATATTATCAATACAGATGGTTACTTTAGGTGTGTTACTGTTTCCAGGGGTTGGTTGGAAATGGTGAAATTGAATAGCTTTGGCTAGCCCACCTTCCCCGCCTACACCCTActccatttgtgaataattgttccAACTAAATTAGTATTGACTAAATTACGAACCTCTTAAATTGTTAACACAGCATACAAAAATTTGTGTGGAATGTGAACCAAAAGCTGTGCAAACCAAAGAAAAAGACTGCATACACTATGCTTGTCCCCCTTATTCTGGATAATTATTGCACAGTATGGGacgcttaccagataggattgatggaggacgttAATAAAGCTCAATGAAGGGCAACCCATtatgcattatcgcgaaatagtggtgAGAGAGTCAGTGACACGATAAGGAAGTTGAGTCATTAATACGAAGATGTTTTCCATTGTATTGAGATCTAGTCACGAAATTTCATTGACTAATCTGCTCGGTTCAATGGCAAAATACTTTGTTGACCAAAGTAACAAAATACAATATATATGATAACACAAAAGAACATTTAAGAGTGAAATGGAGTAATCAcacagctgtagatgtagatatatttacGCTCAAGGTCACTGCTAGTTCCTGCACCAGTCATCGAACCTCTCTATGTCTCTCTGCCGTTTGTTTGAGTCTTCTAGAGTTGCTGTTGGATACCCATCTCTCCTCTACATAACAGCTAAAGGCAGCTGTAGTTAAATTGGATTTTCTAGATTTCTTTTTGAAGTCTTGCCTCTGCCGACAAGTAAAGTGGTGGGTATCTCAGTACTCACATGGAAGTATGCCAGAATCTTCTCGGCGGACTCGACCGTGTCATGGTAGCCTGACATCTTGGGCGCGATGGAGGCCAGTGCGGAGTGCAGCGTGAGGAAACCGCCTGTGGCGTCTCCAGCCCTGGCCGTCTGCAGACCCGCGTGCCCCAGGTAGCGGCACATCCCGTCTGCTGTCCGCGACAGCCGGCTGCCCGCGACCACCGGCATGAAGCCGTTGATGAAACCGGGGAACAGCGCATCAGGCAGCAGCACGCGCCGGCTGCCGTCTCCTCCTGCTGACGACTGCACCACAACCTGTCGAAACGTCACCAGTCACCCATAGGGAAGCCACTTACAGTAATGTAGTTAGGTACAAAAGTTCAAAACTCATAAAATGGAAAGGGCTACACTTTGCTGGACTATTAGCTGCTCAGAAAAATGACACAGAACTGAAAAAAATCCTTCCAGTTCATGGTTCTTAAAGCTACCGCCAAAGATTATATAAGCACCACACTAAACAAAAATAGAGTCCAAAAAGAATGTGCATTACACCTGATCGGCAGTCCAGAACACAACCACTGAGTTCCAATCTTGCATATCATACCAGTGCATTCCAGGTGTTAAGTTAATGTAGTTGCAGGTATGAACAGTCATCTGCAGCATGTGTAGCTGATTAACACATATTCTGTCTtggacaacaaatggttcaaatggctctgagcactatgggacttaacatctaaggtcatcagtcccctagaacttagaactacttaaacattactaacctacggacatcacacacatccatgcctgaggcaggtttcgaacctgcgaccatagctgtcacgcagttccggactgaagcgcctagaaccgctcggccaccgcgaccggctcttGGACAACACCACGATGAGGTACCCAGCTGCAATATGAGGTCATTATATGGCTGAATTTGACCGTTATGGCTTTTCTGGTCGCTATTTAAAGGAGCCACCTTTCTGAGCAGTCAAGCTGAGCAGTTAGTCattctacatctatgctctgcaaccCTCATTACTGAGTGTGACAGGGGTACCTTGTGTACCATTGGCACATTCCCCCTTTCCACTTCCAGTCACGAATGGTGCGCAGAAAGAAATATTCTTTATAAATCTCCGTATAAGCTTGAATCTGTCTGATTTCAGCCGTGCGGAGAGgctgcgtggttagaggcgccatgtcactaattgcgTGGCCCttctgctggaggttcgagtcctcccttcggcatgagtgtgtgtgttgttcttagcattcaGTTagattaatttagtttaagtagtatgtaagtttatggaccgatgacctcaggagtttggtgcatttggaattcacacacattttctgtctgattttatcttcattgtcTGTTATCCAAATCTACAAGGACACAACTATTGATTATCTGACTTCTCAAAAGAATAGCGCTCTCGGAATTTTTACATTAAATCACTAAATAAACATGTGACGTAATGCAGTGCTCTTCTTGAATCCTCTCTCTTTGCTCAcccagtcctatctagtaagagTTCGCTCTGTAAACAGTCATCTGGAGCTTACGACGTTACTCAGAAGGAAGCCAAAAGAATGTGTTTGTAGAGAAGTAGGAAAAAATTTTGTCTCCACGTACTAGTGAAAACAGCTTTCTacttatgaaacagtcgtacaatgaAATATGCGTCATTTACAAATCTATAAGAACagcatccaaattaagaaacatgattcCGGGCAGTATTTTTTACGCTCTGCGCACCTGCTTCGCGTGTCTGCAATGCGATTTTTTAAACGTCTTTATGGGAACGCCTCTTCATAACTCTGTGGACGGATATCGTTTTCGCCTGCAGCTGTTTGCCCTTCTGAGTTCAAACCTGTCAAAAGCCCTGCCAGGTATCAGGGATTTTCTTGACTGGTCTGTAggaatgtcttagtagtaaagagtgaatgaattaaaatttcgtgcatgatgcggcagtttttcacgcatctcagtatgtACGATATCATACATCCTGAGCTACGATAGGTATTTGATTTTTACCCGTCAGCGATTGTTGTCTAATGTTAAGGGATACGTGTATGCTCTTGAAATTgggccagtggtttaggaggagatatggaacaatAAACCGCACAGGAGCACGTACATACAGTACTTCCATTTTTGTAACATGTATGTATTGTGAACAGTAATAATCCTACGTACTGATACTGCCACTAACTTGTTTAAAGCACACTGACTACAGTGAAGAACTATCGTAACGCTTGCAGTAATTACAGATTATCACCAATACAACAGATTTCCAGAACATCACGAGTGCGACCACCACTGCTTGTCTACGTTGCGTGCAGCTAGCAAGAAGGAAGGCTGTTCCTGGGACTCACCTCATCCTGCCGTTCTCCCCGGATGAGCTCCACCAGCTCCGCCATCTCGGCCTCGATCTCCGATTCCAGGTGGTTGGAACGACGTCCGAAGCCAAAGTCCCGCAGGTACCTCAGCGTGAAGCGACGCTGCTCCATCAGCTCTGGGCCCACTCTGAAGTTTATGCCTGCACAGCGTCGAACGTAGCCTCGTCAACATTCATATGACGTTGAGGAAACTTATGCAATTCGTTTATGAACCTCTGTTGAGATATTACACGGAATATAATGTGCCACGAAACTGTGAGCGAGGGGGTGGTTGGGAGGGTGTGAAGACGACCATTTGCCAAGGTGTACCTAACGTCAGTCACTCCATTGAAACGAAGCAAACGTGCCAACCTTTCAAATAGGAAACTGGCCACTTACAAGAGCTTAAAGCCACTGTTTCTAAACCTGTGGCCTACAGTTCACTGTACATCACATTTTATCAATGTCCATTATACGTTTTGGCGAAAGATGATCTTATTTTGGAGAAAGGGCAGATTCATAGCAGCGAGGTGCCCTCTTTAGCTAACGACGAGCCAGATGCAGTgaaaatttttaatactgtttcACGTCTGAACCCAGCCTAGGCTTTCAGGCAGTAAAGTGTTAAATAGTGACTGGATCTTACGTTTTTAATACTGTCATCAGCCAGTATCATTCATAAGCTATCCTACTTTATGATTTTGGTATTTccatctgtgtgtgtctgtgtttgtatagatttgtacattttcattattttgtaatgtttttgttaTGTTTCAACAATATTGATAACACTCAGCTCATAAAAGACTTCAGTGTGGACTCACTGAAGACTTGGctgtcatgtctccaagccaatgtatCATAATCTTCCCTACACTTCAGGATTCACGACACGTAGTACCTGTACCCAGAAGAAGGTCAACAACATCTGTTGGGCTGCCGATGCTGTCCTATTTGCTATAATATGGGTGAGCTATAACAACCGATAAGTGTAGTATGGGAACACAATAAAGCAGTTGGCCAAAATAATAAGAACAAAAGACATTTTTCATGTTCTTCTTCATTAACTTGatcttattttaaaaattaaatacctGATAACGAAGAAACATGACGTACTGAAGAAGCCTGACAAGCACCTTTATTATTTAGAAAGAAAGTGGTCACATGTTCCGATTTTGACGTGCACCTAAAACCAAGATTCGTGAAATGTGAGTGATTTGTGAAGTGTAAAGGAGCCAAATATAATATGGTCACCCTCTCTAAACTTTCTAGCAAATGGTGCAATCGTGCAGTATAAGCGTCGTCTTCAGAGGGTCCCAGTAAGGGGAGTGCATGAAACTAGAAGCATTCTTTGTGATAGTCCtgattcttgttttttgtttttggagaGGAGGTGAGTTTTTGTTACGTTTTAGTTACGGAATGTGCTTCACTGTCAAATATAAATGTTACCTGTCCAGTTTTTTAACCATAGAAAGTCAGCTATGTCTGTTTTACCTTGGATTTGTTGAACACATTTCACATCAACTGTACCTTTGGTAATCAATCACAGTCTGTAATGCAGGCCGTTCTCCTGATATGGCTCCCATAAAAGATGTCGGTGATGGAAATGACGGCGGTGAATATGAAAAATGTCCAGTCTGCAATGCACTGTATTCCCAGGACAACAAAGGACGAAAATGAATTCAGTGCTTATAGTGCTTTTGTCGACGCCACGAAATATGCAGTGGACGAAACTAAATTTATTTACACTCTGTGTTTGAAAAGTAAATGCCAATACTCGGATGTTTTCTAGTATCAAATAATTTTTGCAAGTTCTTTTGTGTTTAGTGATTTTCTTGCCAACTCTCAAGGTTTGCATACCTTTAACACATAGGGTCTTATTTGGATCACATTTCTCATAAATAAAGAATAACCACTTTCTTTAATTATCATTACTTTCTACATTCTGCATAATGCTGTTACATCGTTTGACACTAGCACAAATAGTATACATACTTGGGAATGTAATGGGCATGTGTTCTTCCTTTTTCTCGCATTCTAATGGACAAACAAGTGATAGAAAAAAGGCGGCTATATTTTGGGACTCTACCTTACACTTTTTTACGGTTGAAGTGAAAAGTAAATACCAGATATGGAATGTTTCCATATTGCATGAGCGTAAAGCTGGAAACTAAACAGGGAAAACTATTAAATTAATGTTAAACTTCCTTCTGCAGGTAGCAGTCAGTGCTTACCTAGGTCCTCATGCGGCATCCTCTGCTTGATGGCGATGTTGGATATGCGGCCCTGCAGACTGGGGTTGTTGAAGGCCTTCTTAGCAGCCTCGTAGTTGCTGATGACCACCACGGGTAGCGGCCCAAAGTAGAAGCCCACCAGTTTGGAGTTGTAGCGGCGCGTGAAGGCGTCCATCACTTTGTACGGGAACTTGTAGTTCTCTAACAACAGCTGGATGTAGCTCCCCCATATTGGTAGCGCAGGGGGCCCTGTGACATACAACACTGGAAATGAGTTCTGCCATGCAGGTAACAGCGGAAACAGAGCTGGAAGCAGACTTGCCAACTACTGCATTCAGACATGTCATTTTGTTTAGGTGACGCACATAATCAAACCGCTTGTGTTTGAAACCACAATATGCTTATGTAACAGTATACGCACCTACAGGACAATCCTTATTTCATTAAATAAAAGGTAGACGAGGACACTTAGTTTACGTCGAAAAATTCTGGGCAGAGGAGTACCGCAAATCCGTTTCAGTTACAATTTGTGGACCTGAAGATCTTCAAGAACGAAAGTAAATGCTATCACTATATAGAAAGTGAAAAGCCAACATATACGCTATGGAGAAGAAACGTGTAGTGGGACATTTTGGAGTTGAAGAACTCTCTGACATCA contains:
- the LOC124616518 gene encoding probable cytochrome P450 304a1 — protein: MSPLALLLSGVIVVLLLILLVRTAYSRPDNFPPGPPALPIWGSYIQLLLENYKFPYKVMDAFTRRYNSKLVGFYFGPLPVVVISNYEAAKKAFNNPSLQGRISNIAIKQRMPHEDLGINFRVGPELMEQRRFTLRYLRDFGFGRRSNHLESEIEAEMAELVELIRGERQDEVVVQSSAGGDGSRRVLLPDALFPGFINGFMPVVAGSRLSRTADGMCRYLGHAGLQTARAGDATGGFLTLHSALASIAPKMSGYHDTVESAEKILAYFHQVIKEHEKTYSDDHMRDFIDRYLREIKEKKKTGTDTVYSTDQLGVTLFDTFLPASMVQSTVLSWALLYVARHPEAQRRAQLELDSVVGNSRLPNLNDRPHLPYTEAILRETMRIQTLLPIGIPHAATEDTTLQGYSIPKGTVVVANLCSMHMDKGVWGDPENFRPERFLNSDGTLCTKDLTLPFSTGKRVCPGETFARQNMFLMLAALLQNFSVRADGLPPLHCNIPGAIETPPAFWAQFETR